One genomic window of Arachis stenosperma cultivar V10309 chromosome 10, arast.V10309.gnm1.PFL2, whole genome shotgun sequence includes the following:
- the LOC130955127 gene encoding formin-like protein 5: MSSSKYPILDNRPIHQWKVTELKEELKRRRLTTKGLKDELVRRLDEALRAEMEADETASKDDANGFEVHAGGGSEDSQTVAADVEVVQTIEEESVQTMEKGNNDNVEPTQEVETVEKGNTVVVEPIDTESTEKVQEDVDDDSKKNDKQGGVANPVDINSSVSAVDEDIEQAGLPAGVDPENVKDEQSAHGSTVETSDKITETVSTEVVVSDQHTHSEVKSNNDSTIKVENEESKAQLDNEVPKPQVECDTKPQLECDTKPPSEDLMPNTSVPENQVSEVNPSLGFQVKSDSISSDSVSINQKNELKDTIITDNVKLEQDIVRPEMVEEPSSRKDVPVSHSMDVGGLLEKKASVEENSNNVTTPDLNKINSNDDVGYPEKLNLDRSSGDDSMEEDLPESKHVDSKFDVDERDNVENIEVSIVKEESKTIVVKNDLSAGKSDTHQDIDISPVALAEKRKFNEQVSVGSNEPAKRQRRWNTETVKGPDLKSTVPRAATTPKDEPVALKRSFSRSDSTVTDDAPKERIVPPSQKPPTNSLRIDRFLRPFTLKQVQELLGKSGSITSFWMDQIKTHCYVTYSSVEEAIETRNAVYNLQWPPNGGRLLVAEFVDPQEVKMKLEPPPPPPPAAAPVSSGPAVLPTPPSSQPEPSPRMRREQPPAPATLPPPPPLSKLPPAARERLPSPPPLPEKVDPPILTLDDLFRKTTATPRIYYLPLSEEQVSARLAARSKSTRM; encoded by the exons ATGTCGTCGTCGAAGTACCCCATACTTGACAACCGGCCGATTCATCAGTGGAAGGTTACAGAACTGAAAGAGGAGCTGAAGAGGAGGAGATTAACCACCAAGGGTTTGAAGGACGAGTTGGTGAGGCGATTGGATGAAGCTCTTCGTGCTGAGATGGAGGCTGATGAGACTGCCTCGAAGGATGATGCAAACGGTTTTGAGGTCCATGCGGGTGGTGGCAGTGAAGATTCGCAAACGGTTGCTGCAGATGTTGAAGTGGTTCaaacaattgaagaggaaaGTGTCCAAACCATGGAAAAGGGAAATAATGATAATGTTGAGCCAACTCAAGAAGTTGAAACTGTGGAGAAGGGGAATACTGTTGTAGTTGAGCCAATTGATACAGAGAGCACAGAGAAAGTTCAGGAGGATGTGGATGACGACAGCAAGAAGAATGACAAGCAGGGTGGTGTTGCCAACCCAGTTGACATTAACAGTAGTGTGTCAGCTGTGGATGAAGATATCGAACAAGCTGGTTTGCCAGCCGGTGTAGATCCTGAAAATGTGAAAGATGAGCAAAGTGCTCATGGCTCTACTGTGGAGACATCCGATAAAATCACGGAGACTGTATCAACTGAAGTAGTGGTCAGTGATCAGCATACTCATAGTGAAGTAAAGAGTAACAATGATTCGACAATCAAGGTGGAGAATGAGGAATCAAAGGCGCAGCTGGACAATGAGGTCCCAAAGCCCCAGGTGGAGTGTGACACAAAGCCCCAACTGGAGTGTGACACAAAGCCCCCGTCTGAGGATCTCATGCCCAACACTTCTGTTCCAGAAAACCAGGTATCTGAGGTCAACCCTAGTTTAGGGTTTCAAGTAAAATCTGATTCTATTTCTAGTGATTCTGTGTCAATTAATCAAAAGAATGAATTAAAGGATACTATAATTACTGATAATGTCAAATTAGAACAAGATATTGTTAGGCCGGAGATGGTGGAAGAACCATCATCCAGAAAAGATGTACCTGTATCACACTCAATGGATGTTGGAGGGCTGCTTGAGAAAAAGGCATCTGTTGAGGAAAATAGCAATAATGTTACGACTCCAGACTTGAACAAGATCAATAGCAATGATGATGTGGGGTATCCAGAAAAGTTAAACCTAGATAGAAGTTCTGGTGATGATTCCATGGAAGAGGATTTACCTGAGAGTAAACATGTTgattctaagtttgatgttgatgAAAGAGACAATGTGGAGAATATTGAGGTGTCCATTGTGAAGGAGGAAAGTAAAACTATAGTCGTGAAGAATGATCTATCTGCAGGGAAAAGTGATACTCATCAGGACATTGACATTAGTCCTGTTGCCTTGGCTGAGAAACGAAAATTTAATG AGCAAGTTTCAGTTGGGAGCAATGAGCCTGCAAAAAGGCAACGCAGGTGGAACACCGAAACAGTTAAAGGGCCAGATCTGAAAAGCACTGTTCCCAGAGCTGCAACTACACCAAAGGACGAGCCAGTTGCGCTGAAACGCAGCTTCTCTAGGTCTGATTCAACTGTAACTGATGATGCACCTAAAGAACGCATTG TTCCACCATCACAAAAGCCCCCAACTAATTCCCTCCGAATCGATCGTTTCCTCCGTCCTTTTACCCTAAAACAAGTGCAAGAGCTTCTTGGTAAAAGTGGGAGTATCACTAGTTTCTGGATGGACCAAATAAAGACCCATTGCTATGTTACT TACTCATCAGTTGAAGAAGCTATTGAGACCAGAAATGCTGTGTATAATTTGCAATGGCCTCCAAATGGTGGGCGGCTCTTAGTTGCCGAGTTTGTTGATCCTCAGGAGGTGAAAATGAAGTTAgaacctcctcctcctcctcctcctgcAGCCGCCCCTGTCAGCAGTGGTCCAGCAGTTCTTCCTACACCACCATCCTCACAACCAGAGCCTTCCCCCCGTATGCGCAGGGAGCAACCTCCAGCTCCAGCTACTCTCCCACCTCCACCTCCATTGTCGAAGCTCCCACCAGCGGCAAGGGAACGGCTTCCGTCCCCACCGCCCCTTCCAGAGAAGGTTGACCCACCTATTCTCACTTTGGATGATCTCTTCCGCAAGACCACAGCAACTCCTCGCATCTACTATTTACCTTTGTCTGAAGAGCAAGTATCTGCTAGACTTGCAGCTCGCAGTAAAAGCACTCGGATGTAG